In Candidatus Methylomirabilota bacterium, a single window of DNA contains:
- a CDS encoding DUF5666 domain-containing protein → MKKLITLLVVVTFTAGLASLASAQTQTLPKPEEKKMDKAGEKKAGDKKMTAKNANGAVKSASADSVVVAGKDKGKDAEWTFAVDSKTKIKKGGKDVSAADLKAGDPVHVRYMEHEGKTVAQVITVKAGGTAKK, encoded by the coding sequence GTGAAGAAACTGATCACCCTGCTTGTGGTTGTCACGTTCACGGCCGGCCTGGCCAGCTTGGCTTCGGCGCAGACCCAAACCTTGCCGAAGCCTGAAGAAAAGAAGATGGACAAGGCCGGCGAGAAGAAAGCCGGCGACAAGAAGATGACCGCCAAGAACGCCAACGGCGCGGTGAAGTCGGCGTCGGCCGACAGTGTCGTCGTGGCGGGCAAGGACAAGGGCAAGGACGCCGAGTGGACGTTCGCGGTCGACTCGAAGACCAAGATCAAGAAGGGCGGCAAGGACGTCAGCGCGGCCGACCTGAAGGCCGGTGATCCCGTGCACGTCCGTTACATGGAGCACGAGGGCAAGACCGTCGCCCAGGTCATCACCGTGAAGGCCGGCGGGACGGCCAAGAAGTAG
- a CDS encoding transglycosylase SLT domain-containing protein has product MTARVPDGSAYPVVVNDQVQHYIDRYTGNRREVVGLWLNRSGRYLGMIRDVFRAHGLPEDLAFVAMIESGFNPRAVSRAGAKGLWQFMAATARRYGLRVDHWVDERLDPEKSTTAAAAYLRDLHHQFGSWALAKAAYNAGEVKITRAIRAVGTTDFWTLARSRFLRRETKEFVPAIHAATLIGRDPVRYGFDLSEPEQAEIETIAVPPATHLRVLSAAAGMPFETLRAFNPVLIKGITPPGRPYELRIPADFSERILAALAAKKRAGAPAKGGSAGRGGEMHVVQPGETVATIAQQHGVTVAEVVRWNNLESPDRIHPGERLRVAPVRLLAEPAGPSGSR; this is encoded by the coding sequence GTGACCGCGCGGGTCCCGGACGGGTCAGCGTATCCGGTCGTCGTCAACGACCAGGTCCAGCATTACATCGACCGCTACACCGGGAACCGCCGCGAGGTGGTCGGGCTCTGGCTCAACCGGTCGGGGCGCTACCTGGGGATGATTCGCGATGTGTTCCGCGCTCACGGCCTGCCGGAAGACCTCGCGTTCGTGGCGATGATCGAAAGCGGGTTCAATCCGCGCGCCGTGTCCCGCGCGGGCGCCAAAGGGCTCTGGCAATTTATGGCGGCGACCGCTCGCCGTTACGGGCTCAGGGTCGATCACTGGGTCGACGAGCGCCTCGATCCCGAGAAGTCGACGACGGCAGCAGCCGCCTACCTGCGCGACCTCCACCATCAGTTCGGCTCGTGGGCCCTCGCCAAGGCGGCCTACAACGCCGGCGAGGTCAAGATCACGCGCGCGATCCGGGCGGTCGGCACCACGGATTTCTGGACGCTGGCGCGTAGTCGGTTCCTGCGCCGGGAAACCAAGGAGTTCGTCCCGGCGATCCACGCCGCGACCCTCATCGGCCGCGACCCGGTGCGGTATGGTTTCGATCTCAGCGAGCCGGAGCAGGCGGAGATCGAGACGATCGCTGTGCCGCCTGCGACTCACCTCAGGGTCCTGTCCGCCGCCGCCGGGATGCCGTTCGAGACCCTCCGGGCGTTCAATCCAGTTCTCATCAAGGGCATCACGCCTCCGGGCAGGCCCTATGAGCTGCGGATCCCGGCGGACTTCAGCGAGCGCATCCTGGCCGCGCTCGCCGCCAAGAAGCGCGCGGGCGCTCCCGCCAAGGGCGGCAGCGCGGGGCGCGGGGGCGAGATGCACGTGGTGCAGCCGGGCGAGACGGTCGCCACGATCGCCCAGCAGCACGGCGTGACGGTCGCCGAGGTGGTGCGCTGGAACAACCTCGAGAGCCCGGATCGGATCCACCCCGGCGAGCGACTGCGCGTCGCGCCGGTCCGCCTGCTCGCCGAGCCTGCCGGACCGTCCGGCAGTCGGTGA